The following coding sequences lie in one Oncorhynchus nerka isolate Pitt River linkage group LG14, Oner_Uvic_2.0, whole genome shotgun sequence genomic window:
- the LOC115141401 gene encoding POU domain, class 3, transcription factor 2 encodes MATTASNHYNILTSSASIVHSEPGSMQQASAYRDAQTLLQSDYSLQSNSHPLSHAHQWITALSHGEGAPWSTSPLGDQDIKPAVQGTRDEMHSSNNLQHQHQPRPPHLVHQSHGNHHDARAWRTTAAHIPSMATSNGQSLIYSQPGFGVNGLIPGSGQGMHHHNLRDAHEDHHSPHLSDHGHQASQHQQQSHHDHSDEDTPTSDDLEQFAKQFKQRRIKLGFTQADVGLALGTLYGNVFSQTTICRFEALQLSFKNMCKLKPLLNKWLEEADSTSGSPTSLDKIAAQGRKRKKRTSIEVSVKGALETHFLKCPKPAAAEITSLADGLQLEKEVVRVWFCNRRQKEKRMTPPGGPLPGTEDVYGDTPPHHGVQTPVQ; translated from the coding sequence ATGGCGACCACAGCGTCTAATCATTACAATATCCTTACCTCCAGCGCATCCATTGTGCACTCGGAGCCCGGGAGCATGCAGCAAGCATCGGCGTACAGGGACGCGCAGACCCTGTTGCAGAGTGACTACTCATTGCAGAGCAACAGTCACCCGCTCAGCCACGCGCACCAGTGGATAACGGCATTGTCGCACGGAGAGGGAGCTCCGTGGTCAACCAGTCCTCTCGGCGACCAGGACATCAAACCCGCGGTGCAGGGCACCAGAGACGAGATGCACAGCTCCAACAACCTGCAGCACCAGCACCAGCCGCGACCGCCCCACCTGGTGCACCAGTCGCATGGGAACCACCACGACGCCCGAGCGTGGAGAACTACCGCAGCCCACATACCCAGCATGGCAACATCCAATGGCCAGAGCCTTATTTATTCACAGCCCGGATTCGGCGTCAACGGCCTGATTCCAGGCAGCGGACAGGGGATGCATCACCACAACCTAAGAGACGCACACGAAGACCACCACAGCCCGCATCTCAGCGACCACGGCCACCAGGCGTCCCAACACCAGCAACAGAGTCACCACGACCATTCGGACGAGGATACACCGACCTCGGACGACTTGGAGCAGTTCGCCAAGCAGTTTAAGCAGCGGAGGATCAAGCTGGGCTTCACTCAGGCTGACGTCGGCCTCGCCTTGGGAACGCTGTATGGAAATGTGTTTTCCCAAACCACTATTTGCAGGTTCGAGGCCCTGCAGCTCAGCTTCAAAAACATGTGTAAGCTCAAGCCTTTGTTGAACAAGTGGTTGGAAGAAGCGGATTCCACCTCGGGCAGCCCAACCAGCTTGGACAAAATCGCTGCACAGGGGAGGAAAAGGAAAAAACGGACCTCTATCGAGGTAAGCGTAAAAGGGGCTTTGGAGACCCATTTCTTGAAGTGTCCTAAACCCGCAGCGGCGGAAATTACTTCACTGGCGGACGGTCTACAGCTGGAGAAAGAGGTGGTGAGGGTTTGGTTTTGTaacaggagacagaaagagaaacggATGACTCCTCCCGGTGGACCGCTTCCTGGAACGGAGGATGTGTATGGGGACACACCGCCACATCATGGAGTCCAAACACCGGTTCAATGA